ATCGCAGTCTACACTCCCATGAGAGTCGAGCTCCCCGCGAGGCAAATTGTCGAGGCATCGCAGGCATTTGCGAAACCTGCATTTGTTTACCCGCAGGTTGATGGTGAGAAAATGTGGTTCGTCGATGATGCGGGCAAACTGGCTGAACCTGAAATCGTAATTGTTCCCGGCCTCTTCGTCGATCGCCAAGGCAACCGTCTCGGTCGCGGTAAAGGTTATTACGACCGTTATCTTGCGAGTTCAGGCATTCCCAAGCCGCGCCGTATTTTTCTGGGTTATAAATTTCAGTTTGTCGATGAGGTACCGGTTACGGCTCACGACGAGCCCGTAACTCCGGTACGCTATGGCGACTAACGGGTCAATGCCGCGCTAGTCAACCCGGTCGACACGTTCGAGAATTTGCTGCTGCGTCAACCCGATGCTGCGAAAAAACCGCGTATTTTCATCGTGCACTTTTTGCAGGTAACGGTTGTTCTCTAGCTGCAAAGCCCGAAAGTCGGCCCGCCAATCACGCTGTTCACGAGTTCTGAAAAAGTCGATCAGAAAGAACAGCAGGCCCAGCGAAAGACCGACGATCATGGTCGCGGCAACGGTAATCAAAGTTTCAATTGCCATAATCTGCTGTCCTCGGTTGCAATCTACCATCCATTTCAGCGCCCGTCAACATTTTAACTCGGCCGGTAGGTGTGGTCGCTGATTGCGAGTGCCTGCGCTGAAATGCAGAATTTCTGCGCCTTTTGGTTCTCTTTCGAAACCCAGCGCTGCTGAAATAGCTCGCCGGTGACGAGAATCTGCATGCCCTTCGCCAGCAACGGATAAAAGAGTTCTGCCATCTTGCCCCAGAGTTCAATCTGAATGAAGTTGGCATGTGAGCCCTCTTTATCGGTCTTGCGCTGCGTTTCAAAAAGCAGCGCAAAGCTGATCACTGTCTGGTCTTTGACTGTCTTCTTTTCAACGTCTGTTGAGATACGCCCTGACAGCTGAATCCAGTTCCACTGTGTGCGTGCTTTACCGACATCTTTGCCGGCTTCGGTGGGCGTCGATTCGCCGCCGAGTTCGTCTTCTAATGTGTTCATAGTTTCCTTCCTTTTTGAGTGGGTTTTTCCCCCTCTAAATACTAAATACCAGAAAAGGCCGTTTTTTTCTCACGCGGATTGATATTTTTCTTGTTTACGCTTGCCGGGTAAAAGCCATGCTTACGGCAATGCCGCCGAAGAAAAAATCTAAATCCTCATCTGCTAAGACAATCGTCGTGGTCGGCGCGGCACTCGCAGGGCCAACCGCCGCCGCGCGTGCGCGCGAAGTTGATGAGCATGCCCGCATTATTCTGCTCGAACGCAACACGCGGGTGAGCTATGCGATGACGGGGCTCTCGCTGCACCTGAGTGGCGAGGTTGCGTCGCTCGAAGAGTTGAACCGCGAGCGTGAAGATTTTTTTCAATCGGTTTACAATATTGAAGTGCGTACGCGTACCGAGGTTGTTCAGCTCGAAGCGAAGAAAAAGCTGCTGCATTTGCGAGATGAAAAGGGCGATTCGACCCTCCCATACGACCGGCTGATTTTTGCTGCCGGCGCGTCGTCTCTTCACCCGATTGGCCTGAAGGCCGCTGAAAATTTTCGCTATTTCAGAACTCTCGACGACCTCGCCGCGATACGGGCGCAACTCGACAGCGGCGCGCGGCGCTTTGTCATTCTCGGCGGTGGCTCGATGGGCGCCGAAGCACTCGACGGCCTCGTTCGCGGCGGCGCCGATGTGACTCTGGTTGAGAAAAAGCTGCGCTTCTTGCCCGACTACGCGCCAGAAATTTCATCGATTGCCACCGCAGCGCAAGAGCATAAGGCGCGCATCGTCGCTGGCTTCAAACACACCGATTTCGAATATAAAGACAATCGCATCGTGGCCGTGAAGGTCGATGGCATGCGCATCGACACCGACTTCGTGGTTGGGGCAATTGGCGTGCGCCCGCGCACCGAGCTTTTAAAGAAAGCAGGCGTCAGGCTTCTGGGCGATGGCTCGATCGCCGTGAATGAACGCTGCGAGACGAATGTCAAAGACGTCTATGCGTGCAGCATCTGTGTGAGCGTGCCAGACGGCAAAGAGCATGTTTATATTCCGCAGGCGGCAGTCTCTGATAAAACAGCGCAGGTCGCGGGTGAAAACGCCGCGGGCGGTAAGGCGGTGCTGCGCTCGATGACTGCGAGCCAGATCATTCGCCTGCCCGGTATCGAGGTTGGCCGCGTCGGCTTAACCTGCTCACAGGCGATGCGCAAATTTGGCAAGGCGAACATCGGCTCGGTATTCGTGCACGGCCGTAACACCGAACCCTACATGCCTGGCTCTGAAGGTATCAGCCTCAAGCTGTTTTACCACCGCAAAAAGAAACAGGTGATTGCGCTCGAAGCGGCCGGCAAAGACATCAAGTCACGCCTCGACACCGTCGCAGCCGCACTCGCAGGCGGCCTGACGCTGAACCAGCTCGCCATGCTCGACCTTGCGTACACCCCCGCTTATGGCACGGCGCGCGACGCGCTCAACGTCGCCGCAACGGTCGCGCTGCAGAAAGAAGCAGGCCTCACCGCAACGACGAGCTACGAAGAGATTCGTGCGGCGCGTGCCAAATATTTTGTCGTCGACGTTTCTCTCAAAGCACGCCACGCCGGCTTTCACGACATGCATATTCCGCTTGAAAGACTGCGCGAGAGCACCGGGCAGCTCGCCGAGAAGTTCAAGAAATCGCGCGCCAAAATTGTGGCGACGCTCAGCGAATCGGGGCGGCGCGGCCACCTTGCGATGCGCATTCTCAAAGCCCGCGGATTCACCGCCGTCAACATTCTCGGCGGCAAAAAAACCAGCTGATGCCCAAGGTTAGCGAAATCTATTTTGCCGCGCCGGTCGAAGCCGACCGGCAGGTATTTTCACCCGCAGACGTTTTTGCGGCGGGCGAGCAGAACCACCACATCTCGAACACCGCATACCCGATAGTGCACTCGCAGACCTTTAAACCCTACAGGCTCGAACGCGCGCTGCACCGTGAGACGGTCGAGCGCGCGTTTGCCGACGCCCCCGACATCTGCCTCTATTCCCATATACCATTCTGCGAAACGCGCTGCTTTTTCTGCGAATACACAGTCGTCGGCAAATCTGAGCTCGAGCGCACGCGAGACTACATGACCGCGCTCAACCGCGAAACCGAAATGTACGCAGAGCTGCTCGGCCCCCGCACTCTGTGGGGGTGGGATATAGGCGGCGGCACGCCGTCTTTTCCCCCGGCTGAATTTATCGCCGAGCACATTGATGTGGTGAAGCACAACTTTCAGCTCAGCCCCGATTTTGCGATCAGCATTGAGACCACGCCGCGCATCGCTTCGCTCGAACCCGATAAAATTCACGCATACCGCCAGATGGGCATTGAGCGCATCAGCATGGGCGTGCAGGTGACGCAGCCCGACCTGCTAAAAGCGCTCGGCCGTGACACAAATGGACTCGAACACCATTACCGCGCCACCGAGCACATTCGCGCCGCGGGCTTTGAAAAATTCAATCTCGACCTGATGTATGGCTTCGCCGACCAGTCACCCGAATCATGGCGCGCGACTCTCGAACACGCGATTCGCCTCGACCCCGATTACATCACGCTCTACCGCATGCGCTATAAGCTCACACGCATCTCGCACCAGGCCGAGCGCGTCACTCTCGACATGGCGCGTCAGCACGCGAAGATCGCGAAAGAAATGCTGTTCTCGGCGGGCTACTCGGCAAACCCTGGTAAGAACACCTACAGCCGCACCAGCGGCGACACGGGCACGAGCAAATACCTCACGCACCGGGTGATCGAAGGCCGCCCCTACCTGGGTCTGGGCCTTGGCGCGCAGACCTATTCGCCGACAACGATTGCCTATAACTCGGGCGCGGCCGGCAAAAACCTCACGCCCTACCTCAGAGATATCGAAAAAGGTCTCTTACCGATTCAAGACCTGTATGATCTGCCCGCAGCCCACATGATGGCGAAAATGATCGCGGTGAGCTTTTATTTCGGCGAAATCAACCTGACAGCTTTCAAAGAGCGCTTTGGCCAAAACCTCGAAGAAGCGTATGGCCCTGCGGTAGAGTTCGCGATATCAGAAGGATTGATGAGTTATACAGAATCGGTCAACGGCCGTGAAATTGCGCTCTCTGGCAAGACCTGCCTTTCTCTGACAGAAAAAGGCGCGCGCCATTTTAATGGAACTATCGCACTTTTCTTTGCCCCTTCGGTGCAGGGTTATTTGATTCGGCCTTCGAGCACCTCAGGCCCCGCTTCGAGCACCTCAGGCCCCGCTTCGAGCAACTAGGAACGGCGAGACTGCGTCGCAGCCCCAAGCCAGCGCCACGGCCGGTCGCTGAGGCGCTCGAAGCGATCGACGACGCCCCCTTACAGGCTCATGAAAAAGCGGCCTGAAGCAGGTTCCGGAACCTACTAAATCGTCACTTGTTTTTTGCGCCGCACAAGATCCCATAGAATTTTTTTTGTCCGGAATTTGTTGACTTTTCAGTCGCCGTGCGTCTAATCAACACAGGGCCATGGAACTCCGCAGCCTGTGTGGTTAACGTACGTGAACAGAAAAATACCCATCATGCGATATTTCATTCTTGCTGTTGCGGTTATCGCGATGGCCGGCTGCCGCAATTTCAACTGGGCCCCGACCGACGCGCTTGAGAAAGTCAGCACGACTCCCCCCAACACGGTTGAAGCCCCGGTGTTTGCACCTGCGGGCGGGTCGTACAATGCGACGCAGAATGTCACGCTTACGACATCCACACCGGGCGCGACCATCTGTTACCGCAACGACGGCACCAACGCCGATTGCGACAATGCAACCGCCACCTGCTTTGCTGGCAGCACCACCTATGTCGGATCGATCAACGTACCCGCGACAATCACGCTGAACGCGATGGCGTGCAAAGCCACGATGAATAATTCAGTCGTCGCGACTGCGGTCTATACGATTGATTCGACCGCCCCGGTTATTTCAGCGACTGCGCCTGCACCGGGCGCGTATGTCACGAACACGCAGGTCAGCTACACGCTCTCAGAATCATGCGGCACCGGTTCAATCACCTGGACACGCACCAGCGGCAGCCCAGACCCCGGTTCGCCCAGGGTGCAGGCGCTCGTCGGGGCTGAACTCACTGCGGGCACGCACAGCGCCATCACGCTCACCAATAACCCGGCACTTGTGAGTGGCACGGTTTACGATATCGCATTCAACTGCACCGACGCTGCCGGTAACGCCGCAACGACGGTGACTGCAGCGGGCGTCACATTCGACAACGTCGCACCGGTCATCTCGGGAGTCGCCCCGATAACGGGTTCGTTTAGAACGAACACGCAGGTATCGTATGCTCTTTCAGAAGATTGCCAGACGGGCACGATCACCTGGACACGCACGGGCGGTGCAGCCGACGGCGCGTCGCCGCACGCGCAGACGCTGGTAGGGCTCGAACTCACGCAGGGTACAAAGACCAACCTAACACTTGCCAACAACCCCGCGCTCGTGAGCGGCACGATCTACACCATTGACTTCAATTGTCAGGACTTCGCCGGCCAGAATGCGACGACGGTAACTTCGACCGGCGTTACGTTCGACAATGTCGCGCCGATCATCAGCGGCGTTGCACCGCTCGACAGTGCGTTCGTCAGCACGACGCAGGTGAGTTACGACCTCACCGAAGTCTGCGCAACAGCTTCGATCACCTGGACACGCACCGGCGGGTCAGCAGACCCTTCGTCGCCGCATGTGCAGGCGCTCACCGCCGGTGAAATGACTGCAATCACGCATACGAATATCACGATCACGAACAACCCCACGCTGATCGACGGCGCCGTTTACCAGTTGGATTTTAACTGTACTGATTCGGCCGGTAACGTGGCGACAACCATCACACGCACGAACGTTACTTACGACCCGAGCGCGGTCGTTATCTCGGGCGTTTCGCCTGCCAGCAGCGCGTTTCGCAATACCACGCAGGTGAGCTACACCCTGTCAGAGAACTGCGCCTCGGGCAATGTCACTTGGACGCGCACGGGCGGCAACCCCGACCCTGGTTCACCGCGCGTGCAGGCGCTCACGGGCACCGAACTCAATGCAGGCACAAAGACGAACATCACTCTCACCAACAACCCACCGCTCGTCGACGGCGCGGTCTACAGCGTGCAATTCAACTGCACCGACTTTGCTGCGAATGCCTCGACGCCGATTACGGTCACCAATGTGACCTACGATTTCACCGCGCCGACGATCACCGGCACCGCGCCGGCGACGGGCGCATTTCGCAACAACAATCTGGTCAGCTTCACCTACTCTGAAAATTGCGCAAGCGCAAGCATCACGTGGACGCGCACCGGTGGCGCAGCCGATGCGAGCTCGCCCCACGTGCAGTCAGTCACAGGCTCTGACCTCAACGCCGGGGCGCACAACGGCATCATCATCGCCAACAACCCCACTCTCGCCGACGGAGCGGTTTACACGATGGCTTACGCATGCAGCGACGCTGCGGGCAATGCCGCGACCGTAATCTCGAATACAGGCATCACGTTCGATTACACGGCGCCGACTGTGAGCATCTCAAATCTTGTAAACAACAGTCCCTTGAACACGAATAAGGTGCTCGGCTCAGCCACAGACAATCTGGCCGGCGCGATAACAATAGAGGTACAGGTCGACGGCGGTTTGTTTAATGCGGCAACAGGTACACCCTCATGGAATTTCATGTTGCCGACCGGTGCGGCTACGTGGGTGAATAACACAACGCATTCTATCGGTGCCAGAGCGACCGATCTTGCCGGCAACATGTCGGCTGTCGTGACGATCAGTGTGCGCAAGGGCAATAACCATGACGTCAATGGCGATGGGTTTCCTGATTTGGCAATAGGTGGACCCAACGCACCAACAACCAGTACGGGTAAGGCCTATGTTTTTCACGGAAGCAGCACCGGCGTTATTGCCGCGACCGCCATTGCAGCAAACACGGTCATTAGTGGTCAGGCAATAAACGACAACTTCGGTCGTCAATTAATCCTTGCTGATTTTAACGGTGATGGCTTCGGCGATCTCGCGGTTTCAGCGATAGATAATTCCGCTTCTTTTGGTCGTGTGTATGTGTATAATGGCAGTGCGGCCGGCCTCGCTGCCGGTGCATCTAATTTCGTTGCTGGAACCAACGCGCCTTCGCGAGTCATTTCAGGCACATCTGCGGAGCAACTGGGTTCAGGTTTGATAGCTGGCAATGCAAACAATGATGGTTATGCAGACCTAATTATCGGCGCCGTTCTAAACGCGACCCAGCGCGGCCGATTCTACGCGCATTTCGGGGGCGCCGGCGGGGTCGCTGCCGCCTCATCTGTAACCGGGCAAGGTGAAGCTGTAACTGCACCGCGATTTTCATGCTCTATGGCCCTAGGCGATTTCAATGGAGACGGCAATCCTGATCTGGCCGTCGGCTCTGAAGGGCATAGTACAAGTGCCGGGCGGGCCTACATCTATTATGGTTCAGCCGGCACAATTACCGGAAGTTTAGCGTCTTTTGCACTGTCGATCTACACGGGCACTGCATCGAATTTTTTTGGCGGGAGCATGGCGGCAGGTGATCTTAATGGCGACGGCGTCACGGACCTGGTAGTCGGCGGCTATGGTGTGACGACAAACACAGGAAATATACGGGTTTTTTACGGTGTCAATGGTGCTGGCATTACACTAAGCGGCGGGGCTGTGCCGAATGCAACTTATACGGGTGAGGCGGCGAATCACTATTTTGCGACGAATATGACGATAGCTGATACCAATGCCGATACTTTTGGTGACTTGATTGTCGGTGCGCATGGTTCAACAGTCATGTCAGGCCGCGCCTATTTGTTTATGGGGCAGGCTCCGAATTTTCCGGGTGGGTCAGCAACTCTGGCGACAGTACGTTTCCTAGGGGATGGTGGCGGCTTCTACCAATTTGGTAGGGCTGTAGCAGTGACTGACATCAATGGTGATGGACGCCCCGATATCTTCGTGGGCGCCAATTTTTATAATAACCCAACGTATAATGGCCGGGTGTACGGATTCTTTTTTCCTCATGCCGGCCCCACTTTCGGTGCCACAAGTCGCGACAACGAAATAACAGGTTCTAGTGCGGAAGAATTCGGGTTAAGTATTGGTAAATAGAATTCACGACTAAATGTGACTGCTTTCACATGAGATGGTCGCCAAAGTTAAGTAAACGACCGTTCTGAGTATACAAGCATTCACGATCTCAAATTGCAATCTCAATAAATTCTTGTTTACACGATAAATTACGCAGGCCGCGTTGAAGAGACTCGACACAGAGGAGAACACGATGAGCAAACAAATTATTAAAATTGCCATGGCAGTCGCAATAATTGCGCTACTGAGTATTGTATTACCAGGTTGCGCAAAATCTGGCGATGAGAATGCCGCAACAGCAGACAGCGAACCAGAATTTACGATCACCGGAGAGGCAATATGAAAATCTTGCACTATTTTGTAACTTTGATTTACGCATGTGTTTTTTGCGGCTCTCTATTTGCCCAAGATTCAGACCCATCTACACCCCCAGCGCTCCTCAACGCAACATCAATCAAATACAAAGTGTACAAAATCGCACTGTCTACCAGCGCAGAATGCACAAACCCGGTAACGCTCATTGAAAGCGCGGCGGGTGTGCAGTCTGACCTGTTGAGCACACCTACTCTAGCGAAGGGCAAGATTGCTTCTGGCACGTACCACTGCATCATGGTTGAGCTTTCAAAAATTGTCAACACTGCATCAACCGGTGCGTGCACTACCGCACAAAACAACCTGATTTGTGCCGATGGTCAAGACAGCAAACTGATCAACGGCACTGCAGTGTCATGCTCAGGTGGCACAGGCAACGACCAACGCGTTGTACTTTATTACAACACCCTGTCTGCAAGCACGAGCGGTACCCGTGTTCTGTTGCCACCAACCAGCGCGGTTGACACAACTTCAGGGGTAACGTTAGGCACACCAGTGGTGTTTCCCACGAACAAGCGGGCAGCTGTGCGGATCAACAAACAGGTAATTCAAGACGGTACCTGCACAATTTCAAACCCTACTTTCTCAATTTCGATTCAATAGAATTGGCAGTCACAACTTGCCGTTGACGGCAAGTTGTGACGTCTTTGACATCCTTGTCGCCGTCGGCCCCGATCTCTCCGTGGATTATGGTTTGCGGCCATAACATCCTTGTCGCCGCAAACCGAGGTTCATCCGTGAACCATGGCAAAAATTCACCCTACCGCGATCGTTGAAAACCCGGCGAACCTGGCTGACGATGTTGTCGTCGGCCCGCAGGCTTATATCGGGCCTGATGTGAAGATTGGCCCCGGCTGTGTGATCGGGGTCAAGGCGACGCTGGTCAACCGGGTGACTCTGGGTAAGAACAACCGGCTCTTTACGGGCGCGACGATTGGCGAAGACGGGCAGGATATTCACTTCAATAACCCTGAAGCTGAGGTGGTTATTGGCGATAACAACGTCTTTCGCGAGCAGATCACGGTGCACCAGCCGTCGGTAAAAGGCAACAAGACAACGATCGGCAACAACTGCTATTTCATGGCCGATGCGCACGTCGCGCACGACTGCCATGTGGGCAACAATGTGATCATGGTGAATAAAACGGGCATTGCAGGGCACGTCGAAGTCGGCGACAATGCGCTGATCTCGGGCCTTGTGATGGCGCACCAGTTTGTGCGCGTTGGCGCTTTTGCGGTGATCGGCGGGGTCAGCAAGGCGACACGCGATATTCTGCCGTTTACGCTGAACAATGGCAACCCCGCGCTGGCGTTTGGCTTGAATCTCGTGGGCCTGAAGCGCGGTGGGTTTACGCCTGCAGAACGTTCTGCGATCAAGCAGGCTTTTCAGATTTTTTATTTGCGTGATCTGTCTACATCCATCGCGATTGAAACGATTGCCAGCGAGCTGTTGCCGTCGCTGCCAGAAGGGTCACCCGAGCGCGCACGCATCGAGTACTTATCGCGTTGGCTCAGCACGACGAAACGCGGCTTCACCTACCACTCATCAAAACGTAAAGCCGCAGAAGAAGAAGGCGAATGACGCGCTACGACGTCGTTGTTATCGGTTCGGGGCCTGCCGGCGAAGGCGCGGCGATGCA
The sequence above is a segment of the Turneriella parva DSM 21527 genome. Coding sequences within it:
- a CDS encoding FAD-dependent oxidoreductase, with the protein product MPPKKKSKSSSAKTIVVVGAALAGPTAAARAREVDEHARIILLERNTRVSYAMTGLSLHLSGEVASLEELNREREDFFQSVYNIEVRTRTEVVQLEAKKKLLHLRDEKGDSTLPYDRLIFAAGASSLHPIGLKAAENFRYFRTLDDLAAIRAQLDSGARRFVILGGGSMGAEALDGLVRGGADVTLVEKKLRFLPDYAPEISSIATAAQEHKARIVAGFKHTDFEYKDNRIVAVKVDGMRIDTDFVVGAIGVRPRTELLKKAGVRLLGDGSIAVNERCETNVKDVYACSICVSVPDGKEHVYIPQAAVSDKTAQVAGENAAGGKAVLRSMTASQIIRLPGIEVGRVGLTCSQAMRKFGKANIGSVFVHGRNTEPYMPGSEGISLKLFYHRKKKQVIALEAAGKDIKSRLDTVAAALAGGLTLNQLAMLDLAYTPAYGTARDALNVAATVALQKEAGLTATTSYEEIRAARAKYFVVDVSLKARHAGFHDMHIPLERLRESTGQLAEKFKKSRAKIVATLSESGRRGHLAMRILKARGFTAVNILGGKKTS
- the lpxA gene encoding acyl-ACP--UDP-N-acetylglucosamine O-acyltransferase; translation: MAKIHPTAIVENPANLADDVVVGPQAYIGPDVKIGPGCVIGVKATLVNRVTLGKNNRLFTGATIGEDGQDIHFNNPEAEVVIGDNNVFREQITVHQPSVKGNKTTIGNNCYFMADAHVAHDCHVGNNVIMVNKTGIAGHVEVGDNALISGLVMAHQFVRVGAFAVIGGVSKATRDILPFTLNNGNPALAFGLNLVGLKRGGFTPAERSAIKQAFQIFYLRDLSTSIAIETIASELLPSLPEGSPERARIEYLSRWLSTTKRGFTYHSSKRKAAEEEGE
- a CDS encoding single-stranded DNA-binding protein; the encoded protein is MNTLEDELGGESTPTEAGKDVGKARTQWNWIQLSGRISTDVEKKTVKDQTVISFALLFETQRKTDKEGSHANFIQIELWGKMAELFYPLLAKGMQILVTGELFQQRWVSKENQKAQKFCISAQALAISDHTYRPS
- a CDS encoding 5-formyltetrahydrofolate cyclo-ligase is translated as MRVELPARQIVEASQAFAKPAFVYPQVDGEKMWFVDDAGKLAEPEIVIVPGLFVDRQGNRLGRGKGYYDRYLASSGIPKPRRIFLGYKFQFVDEVPVTAHDEPVTPVRYGD
- a CDS encoding coproporphyrinogen-III oxidase family protein produces the protein MPKVSEIYFAAPVEADRQVFSPADVFAAGEQNHHISNTAYPIVHSQTFKPYRLERALHRETVERAFADAPDICLYSHIPFCETRCFFCEYTVVGKSELERTRDYMTALNRETEMYAELLGPRTLWGWDIGGGTPSFPPAEFIAEHIDVVKHNFQLSPDFAISIETTPRIASLEPDKIHAYRQMGIERISMGVQVTQPDLLKALGRDTNGLEHHYRATEHIRAAGFEKFNLDLMYGFADQSPESWRATLEHAIRLDPDYITLYRMRYKLTRISHQAERVTLDMARQHAKIAKEMLFSAGYSANPGKNTYSRTSGDTGTSKYLTHRVIEGRPYLGLGLGAQTYSPTTIAYNSGAAGKNLTPYLRDIEKGLLPIQDLYDLPAAHMMAKMIAVSFYFGEINLTAFKERFGQNLEEAYGPAVEFAISEGLMSYTESVNGREIALSGKTCLSLTEKGARHFNGTIALFFAPSVQGYLIRPSSTSGPASSTSGPASSN
- a CDS encoding beta strand repeat-containing protein, with translation MRYFILAVAVIAMAGCRNFNWAPTDALEKVSTTPPNTVEAPVFAPAGGSYNATQNVTLTTSTPGATICYRNDGTNADCDNATATCFAGSTTYVGSINVPATITLNAMACKATMNNSVVATAVYTIDSTAPVISATAPAPGAYVTNTQVSYTLSESCGTGSITWTRTSGSPDPGSPRVQALVGAELTAGTHSAITLTNNPALVSGTVYDIAFNCTDAAGNAATTVTAAGVTFDNVAPVISGVAPITGSFRTNTQVSYALSEDCQTGTITWTRTGGAADGASPHAQTLVGLELTQGTKTNLTLANNPALVSGTIYTIDFNCQDFAGQNATTVTSTGVTFDNVAPIISGVAPLDSAFVSTTQVSYDLTEVCATASITWTRTGGSADPSSPHVQALTAGEMTAITHTNITITNNPTLIDGAVYQLDFNCTDSAGNVATTITRTNVTYDPSAVVISGVSPASSAFRNTTQVSYTLSENCASGNVTWTRTGGNPDPGSPRVQALTGTELNAGTKTNITLTNNPPLVDGAVYSVQFNCTDFAANASTPITVTNVTYDFTAPTITGTAPATGAFRNNNLVSFTYSENCASASITWTRTGGAADASSPHVQSVTGSDLNAGAHNGIIIANNPTLADGAVYTMAYACSDAAGNAATVISNTGITFDYTAPTVSISNLVNNSPLNTNKVLGSATDNLAGAITIEVQVDGGLFNAATGTPSWNFMLPTGAATWVNNTTHSIGARATDLAGNMSAVVTISVRKGNNHDVNGDGFPDLAIGGPNAPTTSTGKAYVFHGSSTGVIAATAIAANTVISGQAINDNFGRQLILADFNGDGFGDLAVSAIDNSASFGRVYVYNGSAAGLAAGASNFVAGTNAPSRVISGTSAEQLGSGLIAGNANNDGYADLIIGAVLNATQRGRFYAHFGGAGGVAAASSVTGQGEAVTAPRFSCSMALGDFNGDGNPDLAVGSEGHSTSAGRAYIYYGSAGTITGSLASFALSIYTGTASNFFGGSMAAGDLNGDGVTDLVVGGYGVTTNTGNIRVFYGVNGAGITLSGGAVPNATYTGEAANHYFATNMTIADTNADTFGDLIVGAHGSTVMSGRAYLFMGQAPNFPGGSATLATVRFLGDGGGFYQFGRAVAVTDINGDGRPDIFVGANFYNNPTYNGRVYGFFFPHAGPTFGATSRDNEITGSSAEEFGLSIGK